A window of the Dyadobacter pollutisoli genome harbors these coding sequences:
- a CDS encoding GntR family transcriptional regulator, protein MEIQFDIEFKESAPKYMQIIKSLLQAISKGKLKRGDKIPSINQLSEEYLLSRDTVEKAYKHLIKDGVLISVRGKGYFINRVDIETSLRILLVFNKISNYKKQIYNAFVENIGRNVNVDLHIHHSNTNIFKNLIKNSLGEYDYYVIMPHFYEKAEEAIEVLKMIPPEKLILLDKDIEFNSKKHSSVFQNFEKDIVSALNEAVDLLKVYKKLILIFPTIIRYPKEIIKGFRIFCIQHEFEHEIMYDFHENSTAVKDTAYVVIEENDLVNLIKRCREQQLTIGKDIGIISYNETPLKEILLDGITTISTDHEQMGKTAAELIRENRRAIIKNPFTLIRRKSL, encoded by the coding sequence ATGGAAATACAGTTTGACATAGAATTTAAGGAGAGTGCACCTAAGTACATGCAGATCATAAAATCGCTTCTACAGGCGATTAGCAAGGGTAAATTGAAAAGAGGCGACAAAATTCCATCCATTAACCAGCTCAGTGAAGAATACCTGCTCTCGCGGGACACGGTCGAAAAAGCCTATAAACATTTGATCAAAGACGGTGTCCTGATTTCCGTGCGGGGGAAAGGTTATTTCATCAATCGCGTCGACATTGAAACTTCCTTGCGGATACTTTTGGTCTTTAACAAGATAAGTAATTATAAAAAACAGATCTACAATGCGTTCGTTGAGAACATCGGCCGAAATGTGAATGTGGATCTGCACATTCACCACTCTAATACCAATATTTTCAAAAACCTAATCAAGAACAGTCTGGGCGAATACGATTATTATGTGATCATGCCTCACTTTTACGAAAAAGCTGAGGAGGCCATTGAAGTGTTAAAAATGATCCCACCGGAAAAACTGATCCTACTGGACAAGGACATTGAATTTAACAGCAAGAAACATTCATCTGTCTTCCAGAATTTTGAGAAAGACATTGTTTCCGCATTGAATGAGGCAGTGGATTTATTGAAGGTATATAAGAAGCTGATACTGATTTTCCCGACCATTATCCGTTATCCCAAAGAGATTATCAAAGGCTTCCGGATCTTCTGCATTCAGCATGAGTTCGAGCATGAAATTATGTATGATTTTCACGAAAACAGTACGGCTGTCAAGGATACTGCTTATGTAGTAATTGAAGAAAATGACCTGGTAAACCTGATCAAAAGATGCAGGGAGCAGCAATTGACGATTGGAAAAGACATTGGAATTATCTCCTACAATGAAACGCCACTAAAAGAAATCCTGCTGGACGGTATCACGACGATATCCACCGACCATGAGCAAATGGGGAAAACGGCGGCGGAACTGATCAGGGAAAACAGAAGGGCAATCATTAAAAATCCGTTTACGTTGATCAGGAGGAAGTCACTTTAA
- a CDS encoding bifunctional aldolase/short-chain dehydrogenase: MSSSKVSQYRYVSYLWDDEKAASLGDDQVALLLYRSNLLGADLRLTNYAGGNTSCKTIEKDPLTGNPVEVMWIKGSGGDIGTLTRSGLAGLYVDRLHSLKNIYRGLEFEDEMVELFNHCIYDLKSKAPSIDTPLHGLLPFKHIDHLHPDALIAIAASKEGEAITKELFKGELAWVPWQRPGFDLGLQLEQALADNPGIRGIVLGGHGLFTWGDTAYESYINTLDTIEKASEYLNENYGKSRPVFGGQRLESESQERRAEIAGKLAPYLRGLASDKQAMIGHFTDDARVLEFIASNDLDKLAPLGTSCPDHFLRTKIRPLVLDLPFEKLAATDQEILDQIRPQFEAYRLDYQAYYDRCKHDNSPAVRDPNPVIILLPGVGMFSFAKDKQTARVAAEFYINAINVMKGAEAISSYVSLPEQEAFDIEYWLLEEAKLQRMPKEKSVSRKVAFVTGGSGGIGKAIAQKLLQEGACVVISDIDEKALAETKAEFDAKFGKDFSSTTIANVLDPEQIKAALHTTKLKYGGVDIIVNCAGLSISKPLAETTIKDWDILQDVLVKGQFLVSQESVAIMRQQGLGGDIINIASKNGIVSGPNNVAYGTAKAAQQHMTRLLAAELGPDRIRVNVVNPDAVIAGSKIWESGWAAGRAKAYGIKIEELPAYYAKRTVLNAEIHTEDIANGVYIFVSGLLNKSTGNVINVDGGVPAAFLR, translated from the coding sequence CTATTTATGGGATGATGAAAAAGCCGCCTCTCTGGGGGATGATCAGGTGGCGCTTCTCTTATACCGTTCCAATTTGTTGGGGGCCGATCTTCGTTTGACAAATTATGCGGGTGGCAATACAAGCTGCAAAACCATTGAAAAAGACCCCTTGACTGGCAATCCTGTTGAAGTGATGTGGATCAAGGGTTCGGGTGGCGATATTGGCACTTTGACAAGAAGCGGACTGGCCGGACTTTACGTTGACAGGCTGCATAGTTTAAAGAATATATACCGTGGACTGGAATTTGAAGATGAAATGGTTGAGCTTTTCAATCATTGCATCTACGATCTCAAATCGAAAGCTCCTTCTATTGATACGCCATTGCATGGCTTGTTGCCATTCAAACATATAGATCACCTGCACCCCGACGCATTGATCGCCATTGCCGCATCCAAAGAAGGAGAGGCAATCACGAAAGAGTTGTTTAAAGGAGAACTGGCGTGGGTGCCCTGGCAACGTCCGGGCTTCGACCTGGGCTTACAGCTGGAACAGGCACTTGCCGACAATCCTGGAATCCGTGGTATCGTTTTAGGCGGACACGGTCTGTTTACATGGGGAGATACTGCCTACGAATCTTACATTAATACGCTGGATACGATCGAAAAAGCATCGGAGTATCTGAACGAGAATTACGGTAAAAGCCGTCCTGTATTCGGCGGACAACGTCTGGAAAGCGAGTCGCAGGAACGTCGTGCTGAAATCGCTGGAAAACTCGCGCCTTACCTGCGTGGGTTAGCTTCTGACAAGCAGGCTATGATCGGTCATTTTACGGACGATGCCCGCGTACTGGAATTTATTGCAAGCAATGATTTGGACAAACTGGCTCCATTGGGTACCAGCTGCCCTGACCACTTCCTGCGTACCAAAATCCGTCCGTTGGTTCTGGATCTGCCATTTGAAAAATTGGCTGCTACCGATCAGGAAATCCTGGATCAGATCAGACCGCAATTCGAAGCCTACCGTCTTGACTATCAAGCTTACTACGACCGTTGCAAGCATGATAACAGCCCGGCCGTACGTGATCCAAACCCTGTGATCATTTTGCTTCCGGGAGTAGGGATGTTCTCATTTGCGAAAGACAAGCAAACAGCCCGCGTTGCAGCGGAGTTTTATATCAATGCAATCAATGTAATGAAAGGTGCGGAAGCGATTTCTTCTTACGTTTCATTGCCTGAGCAAGAGGCTTTCGACATTGAGTACTGGCTATTGGAAGAAGCGAAATTGCAGCGTATGCCGAAAGAAAAATCGGTTTCGCGTAAAGTAGCATTCGTGACCGGCGGTTCAGGTGGTATCGGAAAAGCGATTGCTCAAAAACTATTGCAGGAAGGCGCTTGCGTGGTTATTTCAGACATTGATGAAAAAGCATTGGCGGAAACCAAAGCGGAGTTCGATGCGAAATTTGGCAAGGACTTTTCTTCAACAACCATTGCTAATGTTCTGGATCCTGAGCAAATCAAAGCTGCATTACATACTACCAAGCTGAAATATGGCGGTGTAGATATTATCGTGAACTGTGCAGGTCTGTCGATTTCAAAACCACTTGCTGAAACTACCATTAAGGATTGGGATATTTTGCAGGATGTTTTGGTAAAAGGTCAGTTCCTCGTTTCGCAGGAATCAGTTGCGATCATGCGCCAGCAAGGATTGGGCGGTGATATCATTAACATTGCCAGCAAAAACGGTATTGTTTCAGGTCCTAATAATGTGGCTTACGGAACTGCGAAAGCTGCACAGCAACATATGACGCGTTTGTTAGCTGCTGAACTTGGCCCGGACAGAATCCGTGTCAATGTAGTGAACCCTGATGCTGTAATCGCCGGAAGTAAGATCTGGGAGAGCGGTTGGGCGGCCGGAAGAGCCAAGGCATACGGCATTAAAATAGAAGAACTGCCTGCATACTATGCAAAAAGAACGGTTCTGAATGCAGAGATCCATACCGAAGACATCGCAAACGGCGTATATATTTTCGTGAGTGGCTTATTGAACAAAAGCACCGGAAACGTAATCAATGTGGATGGTGGTGTGCCAGCAGCATTCTTGCGATAA
- a CDS encoding DUF6600 domain-containing protein has protein sequence MNTMRTVRILGLFFLMLSGVSIYNKAQAQPGISISFQTFYNELAPYGRWVRNPQYGSVWIPDVSNGFQPYSTNGYWEVTEYGNTWVSDYDWGWAPFHYGRWSYDDYNGWFWVPDYEWGPAWVNWRTGGGYYGWAPLGPGVNINVSINIPSFWWVFVPQRYITSPRWHNYCAPRGRVTHVYNQTVIVNNYYRSNNRTYVYGPRRDEIERVTRRSVPVRTIDASPRGRGRVIVAESGRGNDRYDSRDNGRRDEPTRRGSVIDAGPDRGRGNADYNSNRERNDRNSNGRIGDNSNDNFRRDNPSNERSRDAQRNASEDRDNNRFNRNRDAAQPSPSDNRNNRYEAPRQPERSRESSVPTYEPERNNRSNRSVEQANPGRDRGSYEAPRAERVERRAPERSQQESRGNSQNNRSSQENQDRGGRGASERSSRSPR, from the coding sequence ATGAACACCATGCGTACAGTTCGGATACTCGGCTTGTTCTTTTTAATGCTTTCCGGTGTTTCGATTTACAATAAAGCCCAGGCGCAGCCCGGCATTAGCATTTCCTTCCAGACATTTTATAATGAATTGGCTCCTTACGGAAGGTGGGTCCGTAACCCGCAATATGGTTCGGTTTGGATCCCCGACGTTTCCAATGGTTTCCAGCCATATTCTACCAATGGCTATTGGGAAGTAACAGAATACGGAAACACCTGGGTATCGGATTACGACTGGGGCTGGGCTCCTTTCCACTATGGCCGGTGGTCATATGATGATTACAATGGCTGGTTTTGGGTACCGGATTACGAATGGGGGCCTGCCTGGGTAAACTGGCGTACCGGTGGCGGATATTACGGATGGGCCCCGCTGGGACCTGGCGTTAACATCAATGTATCTATCAACATTCCCTCATTCTGGTGGGTGTTTGTACCGCAACGTTACATTACAAGCCCGCGCTGGCATAACTACTGCGCACCGCGTGGCCGTGTAACGCATGTATATAATCAAACTGTGATCGTGAATAACTACTATCGCAGCAATAACCGCACCTATGTATACGGCCCGAGACGTGATGAAATCGAGCGAGTGACCAGGAGAAGCGTTCCGGTCCGTACCATAGATGCCAGCCCGAGAGGCCGCGGAAGAGTCATAGTTGCCGAGTCAGGTCGTGGAAATGACCGTTATGATTCCCGTGACAATGGTAGAAGAGATGAGCCAACCCGTCGTGGCTCAGTGATTGACGCAGGACCGGACCGCGGCAGAGGTAATGCTGACTATAACAGCAACCGCGAACGAAACGATCGCAACAGTAATGGACGGATTGGTGATAATTCTAATGACAATTTCAGAAGAGATAATCCCTCGAATGAACGTTCGCGTGATGCTCAACGGAACGCTTCGGAAGATCGGGACAACAACCGTTTCAACCGTAACAGGGATGCTGCGCAACCATCACCTTCCGACAACCGGAACAACAGGTATGAAGCTCCCCGCCAGCCTGAACGCAGCAGAGAATCGAGCGTACCGACCTACGAACCGGAGAGAAACAATCGGTCAAATCGCTCGGTGGAACAGGCAAATCCTGGCCGTGACAGAGGTTCTTACGAGGCGCCGCGAGCTGAACGTGTGGAAAGAAGAGCTCCGGAAAGAAGCCAGCAGGAATCCCGTGGCAATTCTCAAAACAACAGATCTTCACAAGAAAATCAGGACCGAGGTGGCCGTGGGGCAAGTGAAAGAAGCAGTCGTTCGCCCAGATAA
- a CDS encoding TIM barrel protein yields MKIDQYKIDQHNDSLLSKHNNQFIFIKEQLGEQGINANDVVKALEAFQVAIPSWALGTGGTRFGRFSGGGEPRSLEEKVEDVGLLHALNRSSGSISLHIPWDIPQQAESIINLATSLDLKFDAVNSNTFQDQKNQEHSYKFGSLSHVDPKVRKQAVEHNIEVIKYGKDLGSKALSIWLSDGSCFPGQSNFVKSFQNTLESLQEIYAALPDDWKVYVEYKAYEPNFYSTVIQDWGSSLLFCQKLGPKADVLVDLGHHLPNANIEQIVATLMMEGRLAGFHFNDSKYGDDDLTVGSIRPYMLFLIFVELVEGMKRANRASDTYAWMIDASHNVKDPLEDLLQSVEAILLSYAQALIVDRKKLELARSQNDVVLAQQILQNAFRTDVRPLVRESMRLSGGAIDPIGLFRNLSVRSELMNERGKVTVATGL; encoded by the coding sequence ATGAAAATCGACCAGTATAAAATTGACCAGCATAACGACAGCCTGTTGTCGAAGCACAACAATCAATTCATCTTTATAAAGGAACAACTAGGAGAGCAGGGAATTAATGCCAATGATGTGGTAAAAGCATTGGAAGCATTTCAGGTAGCTATTCCTAGCTGGGCATTGGGTACAGGTGGAACCCGTTTTGGAAGATTTTCCGGCGGAGGCGAGCCTCGTTCATTGGAAGAAAAAGTAGAGGATGTAGGTCTGCTGCATGCATTGAACCGGTCGAGCGGCTCCATTTCGTTGCACATTCCCTGGGACATCCCTCAGCAAGCAGAATCTATCATTAATCTGGCCACTTCGCTGGACTTGAAATTTGATGCTGTTAATTCCAATACTTTCCAGGATCAGAAAAATCAGGAGCATTCATACAAATTCGGATCGCTGTCACACGTGGACCCGAAAGTGAGAAAGCAGGCTGTTGAGCATAACATTGAAGTGATCAAATATGGCAAGGATCTTGGTTCGAAAGCATTGTCGATCTGGCTATCAGATGGCTCATGCTTTCCAGGTCAGTCCAATTTTGTGAAGTCTTTTCAAAATACATTGGAGTCGTTGCAGGAAATTTATGCAGCATTGCCGGATGACTGGAAGGTATATGTGGAATACAAAGCCTACGAGCCGAATTTCTATTCTACCGTCATTCAGGATTGGGGTAGCTCATTACTTTTCTGCCAGAAACTAGGCCCGAAAGCCGACGTGCTGGTGGATCTGGGACACCATTTGCCTAATGCGAACATTGAGCAGATCGTTGCTACATTAATGATGGAAGGCCGCCTCGCTGGTTTTCACTTCAATGACTCCAAATATGGCGACGATGACCTTACCGTAGGAAGTATCCGTCCTTATATGTTGTTCCTCATCTTTGTTGAACTCGTGGAGGGAATGAAGCGTGCGAACAGAGCAAGCGATACTTATGCCTGGATGATCGATGCGAGCCATAATGTAAAAGATCCGCTGGAAGATTTGCTGCAATCCGTAGAAGCCATCCTGCTTTCTTACGCACAGGCTTTGATTGTGGATCGTAAAAAACTGGAACTGGCAAGAAGTCAGAATGATGTGGTACTAGCTCAGCAAATCCTGCAAAATGCATTCAGAACTGATGTTCGCCCGCTGGTACGCGAGTCCATGCGCCTGAGCGGAGGCGCCATTGATCCGATTGGCTTATTCAGAAACCTCAGCGTTCGGTCGGAATTAATGAACGAACGTGGTAAGGTGACGGTTGCTACAGGTCTTTAA
- the arfB gene encoding alternative ribosome rescue aminoacyl-tRNA hydrolase ArfB, with protein MINPEILHNELVFQTARSGGAGGQNVNKVETKVELRFDVDKSQVLTDEQKQVIAEKLSGKLTNDKVLVLYHQTERSQLANKDKVIAKFDQLIRQAFTVPKRRKATRPTLASKLERLQSKQRNATIKSLRRKTFED; from the coding sequence ATGATCAATCCTGAAATCCTGCATAATGAACTGGTTTTCCAGACAGCCCGCAGCGGTGGCGCAGGAGGGCAAAATGTCAATAAAGTAGAAACCAAAGTAGAGCTGAGATTTGATGTTGATAAGTCACAAGTCTTGACGGATGAGCAAAAGCAGGTCATTGCCGAAAAGCTATCCGGCAAGTTAACGAATGACAAAGTGCTGGTATTATACCACCAGACCGAGCGGTCGCAGCTGGCTAATAAGGATAAAGTAATTGCAAAGTTCGATCAGCTTATCCGTCAGGCATTTACCGTTCCGAAACGTCGCAAGGCTACCCGTCCTACATTGGCGTCGAAGCTGGAAAGATTACAATCCAAACAGCGTAATGCGACCATCAAATCATTGCGGCGGAAAACTTTTGAAGACTAA